Part of the Micromonospora rhizosphaerae genome is shown below.
GTGGTCTACGCCGAGGTCCGGTTCGCCCCGGAGCAGCACCTGGAACGCGACCTGACCCTGGACGAGGTGGTCGAGGCGGTCGTCGCCGGCTTCGTGGAGGGGAGCGCGCTGGCCGCCGAGGCGGGCACCCCGATCCGGGTCGGCACCCTGCTCACCGCCATGCGGCACGCCGCCCGTTCACAGGAGATCGCCGAGCTGGCCGTCCGGCACCGGGACGCCGGGGTGGTCGGCTTCGACATCGCCGGTGCCGAGGCCGGCTTCCCGCCCACCCGGCACCTGGACGCCTTCGAGTATCTGCAGCGGGAGAACTTCCACTTCACCATCCACGCCGGGGAGGCGTTCGGGCTGCCCTCGATCTGGCAGGCCATTCAGTGGTGCGGCGCGGACCGGCTCGGCCACGGGGTCCGGATCGTCGACGACATCACGCCCGGCCCGCCGCCGGTGCTCGGCCGGCTGGCCGCGTACGTCCGGGACAAGCGGATCCCGCTGGAGCTCTGCCCCTCCTCGAACGTGCAGACCGGCGCGGCCGCGTCGATCGCCGAACACCCGATCGGGCTGCTGCGCGACCTGCGCTTCCGGGTGACGGTGAACACCGACAACCGGCTGATGAGCGGTACCTCGATGTCCCGGGAGATGGCGCTGCTTGTGGAGGCCTTCGGCTACGGCTGGAAGGAACTCCAGTGGTTCACGATCAACGCGATGAAGAGCGCTTTCATCCCGTTCGACGAGCGCTTGGCGATCATCGACGAGGTGATCAAGCCGGCGTACGCGAAGCTGGTCGGCTGATCACCGTTGCTGCTGCGGGTGGCCGGCGAGCAAAGCCGCCACCCGGCGCAGCACCTCCCGGGCCCGGGCCGCCTCGGCGCCCAGCCCGGTCTGCCGGCGCAGCACCGCCGGCTCCGCCAGCAGCAGCGTGAGCCCGCGCCGGATCAGCACCCTGGGTGCCTTGCGCTGCTCGGCGAGGTCCCGGGCGAGTCGACGGAGGAAGGTCGCCCCCCGCGGCCGGCGCAGCGCGTACGCCCCGGCGAGGAGCCCCCGTCGGCGGCACTCCTCGACGATCTCGGCGGCGAAAATCCCTTCGGCGACGAAAAGTGGCGATCCGGCCAGATCGAATGGCCGGCTGGCCACCCGGCGGTCCGCGCCGATCGCATAAACCGGCACATCGGCCTTGCCGTGCCGGGCGAGTCGGGTAATCGTTGCCACCGCCGTTTCGGCATCCCAGGACTGGGGTGACTCCCAGTCCACCTCTCCGTTGCGACGTGGCAACGTAGGGTCGTCGCCGTCCTTGTAGAAGTCGTCGAGGCAGAGGACAGGGAGTCCGGTTCGCTGCGCGATATACGACTTTCCGGAGCCGGAAGGGCCAGCGAGCAGGACGACGTGGTGACGGTGTTCCATTACTTTGGGTGACTCCGGACAGACGGATTGCTATCAAATTGCATCAACATCTCATCACACCTTGGGCAAGGCAGAACCTGGGCTTTCTCTTTGCGGAGCGGCGTGATGGAATCTCGGAGGTCCGACCCGTCCGGGTCGGTCGCTCGGCGTTGCCCAGCGCAACGCGCGGACGCTGTGATGCGAGGACGGTGACGTGAGCAAACGGCCAAAGACGGCGGGCTCCTCCCTGTCGTGGCTGCGCCGGCCAGCCAGCCGGCTCCGCGACATGCCGATCTGGTCCAAGCTCGGTCTGATCATGATCGTGCCGACCATCGCCACGGTCGTGGTGGGCAGCACCGGCCTGGTCGACCATTTGCAGACACTCAACAATGCCAACCGGGCCGGCAACCTGGCCAACCTGATCGGCTACTCCGGTGACCTGGTCGACCGGCTGCAGGACGAGCGGACCGCCGCCGTGCTGCTGCTGAGTGCCGACACCTCGCAGGTCAAGAAGCGGTACACCGAGGCGTACGACCAGGTGAACCAGGAGGCCGACAAGGCCAAGGATCGGTACCTGCAGCAGCGCGTCGAGCTGGACAACCTGCCCGCCACGCTGCAGAAACTCCTCGACGGGATCGACCAGAACCTCACCGACCTGCCCGGCACCCGCAGTCAGGTCTTCAACGGCAAGATCGCGACCAGCAGGGCGACCGACGTGTACGAGGGCCTGATCAGCGACCTGCTGGCGGTCCGCGACTCGAGCACCCAGCTCGCTGGCGACAGCGACCTGAGTGACCGGATGCGCGCCGCCGCCGCCATCGCCCGCACCAAGGAGTTCCTCTCCGAGCGCCGGGTGGTCGTGCACCGCGCATTTGATTTCGGCCAGCTCAGCCCGAGCCTGCGCCAGGACTACATCGCCAGCGTCACCGCCGAGCAGCAGGCGCAGGAGGCCTTCACCGCCATCGCCAATCGGTCCGAGGCCGAGTTCTACCAGCAGACTGTCGCCGGGGGCGACCTGCGCGAGGTGTTGTCCTACCAGGGCCAGATCAACAGCAACGAGACCGGGGAGCTGACGACCCTCTCGTTCGGGCCGGACCAGTGGGACACCGCGATGGTCGGCAACGCCAAGCTGATCCGTACCGTCGAGTCGAAGCTCGACGGCGACGTGGTCAAGCAGGCCGACAAGCTGCGGTCGAACGTGCAGCGGCAGGTCTTCCTGGAGACCGGCCTGCTGCTCAGCATGCTGCTGCTGGCGATCCTCTTCGCCTACCTGGTCGCCCGGTCGATGGCCCGCTCGCTGCGTGATCTGCGGCAGGGCGCCCTCTCCGTGGCCCAGTACGGCCTGCCGCAGGCGGTGGCCCGGCTCCGCGACCCGCAGGTCACCGGGCAGCTCTCCCCGGTGCAGCTGGCCAACCAGATCGCCGAGCCGCTGCCGGTCCGGAGCAAGGACGAGTTCGGCCAGGTGACCGAGGCGTTCAACGCGGTCCACCTGGAGGCGGTCCGCACCGCCGCCGAGCAGGCCGCGCTCCGGGCGTCCGTCGCGACGATGTTCGTCAACCTGGCCCGCCGCTCGCAGATCCTGGTCGACCGGCTGATCGGTCACCTCGACCGGCTCGAGCGCGGCGAGGAGGACCCCGACCGGCTGGCCGAGCTGTTCCAGCTCGACCACCTCGCCACCCGGATGCGCCGCAACGACGAGAACCTCCTGGTCCTCGCCGGCGCGGACTCCACCCGCGTGCAGCGCGAGCCGGCCGCCCTGATCGACGTGCTGCGCGCCGCTCAGTCCGAGGTCGAGCACTACACCCGGATCGAGTTCGGCGTCATCGACCGGGACATCGAGGTCGCCGCGCACGCGGTCAACGACCTGGTGCACCTCGTCGCCGAGCTGTTCGACAACGCCACCGCCTTCTCCCCGCCGGACTCGCACGTCACCGTGGAGGCCCGCCGGGTTGGCGACCGTGCCTCGCTCTACGTGGAGGACCGGGGTATCGGCATCAGCGGCGAGCAGCTGCGCGAGCTCAACGAGCGGCTGGCCACGCCCCCGCAGGTGGACGTGGCGGTCTCCCGGATGATGGGCCTGGTCGTGGTCGCCCGGCTGGCCGCCCGGCACGGCGTCAAGGCCGAGCTGCGGCCCGGCGCCGACCGGGGCACCGTTGCCGACGTCACGTTGCCCCCCTCGGTCCTGGTGCCGCGCGCCCTCGCCGGTCGGGTACAGCAGGCGCCGGCCCTCCCGGCGGCGACCACCGGCCAGCAGCACGCGGGCCCGGCGCCCGCCTTCGGCGCCCTGGCGGCCCTGGGCCAGGGTCCGGCCACCCCGCCGGCCCCGCGTCCCGGCGAGTCCGGCAACCAGGTGACCCTCGGCGGTCGCCCCTTCGACCCGGAGCCGCGCAACGGCGCCGGGACCCCGGCCTCGGCCGGCACGATGCGCTCGATGCCCGCCTGGTCGGACCTCACCGGTGCCAGCGGGGTCAACGGCGGCGACTCGTTCACGCCCCGGAGCTCCAACGGCCAGCCGATCGACCCGCTGCCGCAGCGCCGCGCCCCCGGCGTCGGCGACCCGGCCAGCACCGGCCAGCAGCCACCCGTCCCGCGGCAGCTTCCGAGCAGCCCGGAGGCGCGTCCCTACAACCCGCCGCCGATGTCGGCCCCGCCACTGCCGCCGGTCTCCGGCGTCCCGGTGTCCTCGTCGCCGGTGTCCGGCTATCCGGTATCGGCCGCGCCGATCTCGGGTCATCCGATGTCGGCCGCGCCCGCTCCGGGCCAGCCGGTCTCCGCACCGCCTACCGGCCAGACGCCGCCGTATCCGGCTCCACCGGCCCCCGCGCCGAGCGCCGGCGCGCCGCCGGTCTGGCCGCCGGTCGCCGCGCCAGACCGGGAAGCGGCTACCCCGCCGGTGCCGGAGCGGTTCGCCGCCGCCCTGGACATGACCAGCGAGCTCCCGCGGGTCGCGCGCACGGACACCCCGGCCGCTACGCCGCCGGCCGTCAGCCGGCCGCCGGCCGCAGCCGCCACGCCGCCGGCCGGCAGCCGGCCGCCGGCGCCGGCCGCGAACCGGCCGCCGCAGCAGGCCGCGAACCGCCAGCGGTACGCGGACGAGACGATGGAGCTGCCGATCTTCCGGGAGCTCGAGTCGGCCTGGTTCCGCACCCGTCGGCCGGGTCCGGAGGAGGCGGCCGCCACGCAGGCCGGGGCGGCGAGCGGTGCCGCGACCCAGCAGTTCGCCAGGGTTGACGCCGCCGGTCGGGCCGTCCAGCAGACACCACCCGGGACGACAGGTAACGCACCGATGGCACACACTCCGACGGCCGGCGGAGCGCCGCGCGACAACGGGCCGACGACGAACGGGGGCGGCCACCCCGGCTACGCCGAGGCTCTGCCCAACCGGCGGCCTACCCAGCAGCCGACCGGCGGCTGGCAGACCGCGGCCGACGACGGCTGGCGCGCCGCGTCCGCCGCCACAGAGGTCCCGGTGGCGGAGACCACCCAGAAGGGGCTGCCCAAGCGGACGCCGATGGCGCAGCTGGTTCCCGGCGGCGTGGAGAAGCCGACCACCTCGGTACAGCGGCGTACGCCGGAGGCGGTGCGGGGCCTGCTCTCGGCCTACCATCGGGGCGTGCAGCGGGGGCGTAACCAACCGACCGACAGCAACTCGACCGGCTCGGAGGCGACTCCGGGCGGGCAGCAGTCCTCGCAGTCTGGCTCAGGCCCGGTGGCCGGGAGCGGGCAGAAGGAGCAACAAGGATGACTACTACGCAGGATCTCGGTTGGCTGCTGGCCAACTTCGCCGACCGGGTGCCCGGTGTCGCGCACGCGGTCGCCGTCTCGGCGGACGGCCTGCTCCTCGCGTCGTCTCGTGACCTTCCGCGGGACCGGGCCGACCAGCTGGCCGCGATCTCGTCCGGTCTGGTCAGCCTGACCCAGGGTGCGGCCCGCTGCTTCGAGGGCGGAGCGGTGCTGCAGACGGTCGTCGAGATGGACAATGGATTCCTGTTCCTGATGTCCATCTCGGACGGCTCGTCGTTCGCGGTCCTGGCCGCGCGCAGCTGCGACGTCGGCCAGGTCGGTTACGAGATGGCCCTGCTCGTCGACCGGGTGGGCGAGGCACTGACCCCGCAGCCGCGGACGGCTGTCGGGATGATGGGCTGATCGACGCGCTGGCCGGTGGGTCAGGAGCGGCAACAACAACAACGACGGGTTCCGCCGGGGCGAGCCGGTGCCGGGTACGAAGGAGGTGAGCGGCGACATGGCCGATCGTGACGAGCCGACCGGCGCGTTGGTCCGTCCATACGCCGTTACCCGTGGTCGTACCCGTCCCCGACTCGAAATCGCCCTGGAGGCGCTCGTCGAGACGACGGTGCGCGGTCGGGCCGCTGCCAATGGCAATGGCGGCCAAGGCCGGGAGCACCAGTACATCGCCGCGCTATGCGACGGGCGCGTGCAGTCGCTCGCCGAGATCGCGGCGCGGATGCAGCTTCCGCTCGGCGTGGCCCGGGTGCTCATCGCCGACATGGCGACGGACGGCCTGGTCGCGGTCCACGAGCCGACCATTTTGGACGACTCGGACGACGCGGTGGGCACTGAACTGCTGGAGAGGGTGCTGAGTGGACTTCGCAGGCTCTGACATGTCGCACCGGCCGCCGACCCCGAGCGGGCGCGTGACGTCGGCGAAGATCGTTATCGCCGGTGGATTCGGCGTCGGGAAGACGACGCTGGTCGGCTCGGTCTCGGAGATCACGCCGCTGACGACTGAGGCCATCATGACCTCCGCCGGCGTGGGCGTCGACGACAACCGGCAGGTGCCGGGCAAGACGACCACCACGGTGGCGATGGACTTCGGCCGTATCACCATCGACCGCGACCTGATCCTGTACCTGTTCGGTACGCCGGGTCAGACCCGGTTCTGGTTCATGTGGGACGAGTTGGTCCGTGGTGCCATCGGCGCCATCGTGCTGGTCGACACGCGCCGGCTGGCCGACTGCTTCGCCGCGATCGACTTCTTCGAGCACCGGCGGCTGCCGTACCTGGTGGCCATCAACTGCTTCGACGGCATGCAGTACCACGATCCGCAGGACGTCCGGGACGCGCTGGCGATCTCCAGCGACGTCCCCGTGGTGGCCTGCGACGCCCGGAACCGGGAGTCGACGAAGCACGTGCTGATCTCGCTGGTCGAGTACGTGCTCACGATGCGTCGCTCCCGGGCGGTCGCGCCCGCCTGATCGGCGCCGCCCGCGCCCGGTGACAGCCTCGGCCGTCACCGGGCGCTTCTCGCTGTCCAGCCCCGGCGTGGACGCACCGCCGTCGCTCCGTCCGCCGTGGCGACCACGCTGGACCGACCGGGGTGGACGGTCAGGAGTACAGGGTCCAGCTGCCGTTGGGTCGTGGCCGTGCTGCCGGTCCTGGCGTTTCCGGCGCGTCGTCCGGGTGGTGGCCCTACCCGCAGGCGCTGAGCAGCAGGGTGCTCGTCGCCGCGGCGAGGACAACCCGACGGCTCAGCACGGAGGAATCGATCGCCGGTCGCCATCAGGAGTCGCCTTCCCACCCCGGCGACGCCCGCCGCCGGCTGTACCGCCGGAAGGTCTCCGGCCGCCACGACCCGGCGTCAAGTTATCCGGGTGTGGGCAGGAACACGCAGCTGGAAGGCGTCTCCGCGACGGTCAGGAACGGTAGCCGGCGGAGCGGTACTCGTACTCCCGGTCGTCGTCCCGATCGCCGGTGTCGCGGCTGAAGTCCCAGCCGCCGGCCGACTCCCGGCCGGGGCGGCCGCCGACCGCGAACCCACCGATCTCCTGACCCCGGCGCCAGCCGCGGAAGTAGCCGGTGGTGTTCTCGGCGATGCTGGCCGCGTTCCGGACGATCCGCAGTGGACGCTCTTCGCGCAGCGGCGAACCGGGGACCAGGTTGGCCTGGGGGACCCGCTTCGGCAGACCCGCCGACGTCGCCTCGCCCACCGACGGGCGGGCGGCCTGCTCGGCGGCCTGCCAGCCGGTGTCCGCGGTGGTCGACCAGTCCAGGTCGGAGTCGTCGTGCCCGATGAACCAGGCGGATTTGGCCGCGGCGAAGATGAGCAGGTCGCCATCGCCCTCGTCGGAGACGGGCGGCGGCCGGTGCTCCTTCGGCGCGGGTCGGCGCTCCGCCGGCATCGGGAGTTCGGCGCGGGACACCGGCCGGCCGTTGCGGGGGGCCTCCTCCCGCTCGACCAGCCGCAACGGCGGCGTGTCCAGGCCGGGGTCGGTCGGCGGGTTCAGATTGTCCCGCAGCGCCCGGTCGGCCAGCGGCGGTGGCTCGACGAGCCGCAGCATCGGCGGCTCCTGGGGCAGGTCGTCGGCGAGCCACGGTGGAGTGACCCGACCCGCGCCCGGATCGGTCGGCGCGTCGACCTTTCGCCCGCCCCGGTCACCGTACGGGTAGGCGGGCGGAGCGTCGGCCGGGCTGTCGGCGAGGTCGTCGCTGTTGTTGACCAGCGGCCAGTTGGCCCGGGATCCCGGGGGGGCGGACTGCTGGCCGGGGCGCGGCGCCGGCACCGGGATGCTCAGGTCGGTCGCGCTGAAGCCTCCGGTGGGCGGCGCCTTCTCGGTGGTGGTCTTGGGCCGTGGCGGAATGATGCTCCGCTGCCGCTCGGCACGGGCGCTGTTGATGGCCGCCGTGGTCAGCGTGGGCCGGAACGGCTCGCCGGCCTCGGCCGGTGGCACCGTGCCCCGCTGCGCCGGGGCGATCGGGGTGATCCCGGGCGGCGGCGGAGGCGGCGCGGAGACCGGACGGTTGCTGGGCGGGGTGATCGGCTCGCCCCGCGAGGGCGGCGCGGAGATGGGCCTGCCGTTCGCGGCGGCCGGGGTGACCGGCGCCGGGGCGACCGGCGGCGGCGCGACGGGGGCCGGGGCGACCGGTGGCGGACCGAGCGGCCGGGGCGGGAGCGGCGCGGGCCCGCCGGAGACGGGCTCCGGACGACCGCGGCGGCCCACCGGCTCGGGCTCCGCCGAGCGGACCGCCCGCAGCCCGGCACCGCTGCTGTTCGGGCCGGGCAGCTCGCCGACCGGTTCGCCGCGCCGGGCGGCGGCCCGGCGACCAGGGGCCGGGGTGCTGGCCCGGGCGGTGAGCGCGTTGACCAGCGAGTCGCAACCGGCGTCGCAGGCCCGGACGGAGGCGACCGCCTGCCGGACGGTCTCCGCCACGGCGGAGGTGAGTGCCTGGTTGACCGCCGCCCGCAGCGGCGTCTCGGAGATGGCGACCCGCAGGGCGGTCACCGCGTCGTTGATCTCGTCGGCGCCGGCGACCCCCTCGGCGGCGAGGCGCGCGGCGACGGTGTCCGCGGCGGCCGGGACCCCCCGGCCCCGACCGTTGCCGCCGCTGAGCATGCCGGGCTCCGGCAACGCGTCGAGCACGGCCAGCGAGACCGGCTCGGCCGGGTCCGGGTAGGCCCGCAGAGCGGCCGGGTAGAGCTCGCGGAGCACCTCGCGCAGCGCCACCGCGGCGGAGTGGCGCCCGCTGGCCAGCGCGGCGTGCGCGGCGAGGACCTGCTTGTAGCCGGCCAGGTTGCGGGGGGCCGGGAGGGTGACCGCGGAGAGCGCGCCGGCCTGGAGGGCTCGGGCCAGCCCGACCGCCCGGCGCTCGGCCGGCGGGGACTGCATCTCCTCCAGCGAGTCGTCGTCGGCGAAGCGCTCCGCGAAGTCGTCGACCGAGTCGTCGTCCGCGATCGCCAGCGGACGGCCCGCGGCGCTGAGCAGTGAGGTGACCGTGTGGTCGTCGCTGTCGGCGGCGATCGCCGCACCGCTCGGCCCGCCCGACCGCTCCACGAGCAGCGCGACCAGCTGGGCATAGCCAGCCGGGTCGTCGCCGACCTCGCAGACATGCAGCAGACGGCCTGCGTCGTCAACCACAGCGGACGTCAGCGTCGAACCGGCCGAAGCCGGTCGGTCGGCCGGATCCGCCGAGGCCAGACCGCAGTACACGCGCACGAGCGCCACGGCGTCGTCCTCCTCCCGGGACACAGGGCTTTCTCTGCCAGAGACTGATGCTCCCCGCTACGGGTCAGTCGCGCCAGTCCACGACGGCAGAGATCTTGCCGACAATGGTGCGCCAACCCAAACTTGCGGTTTGTGCCCCGATTTTCTTCAGGCGCCGCCGGCCCAGGAAACCACCGATTCCGCCGTTGACAGTGGCCCGCAGCGCCTCGTCCAGGTCGTCCAGGCTGGAGCCTGCGGAGAGCATGTCCAGCACGGCTGGTAGGCGCAGTGCGTACGCAACGTCACGGGCGATCTCGCCGGCCTCGATCAGGAGCGTGGGATCCCACGTGTCGTGGCCGCCGCGGAGGTTCTCCACCACCAGGTCGAGCTCGTACGTGTCCTCGTCCAGCGGGGCGATGTCGGCCGGTTCCACCCGTTCGGACAGTTCACTCCAACTGTCCAGTTGAGACAGGTCGTTGGGCGCACCGGATCGGATGAAACTGACCAGCGACTCCGGCGTCTTGAACAGCAGCAGCCGGCCCCGCTGGCTGAGGAAGACGGGCACCTCCTCGTCGCCGGCCGCCTCCTCGGCCTCCTCGTCTTCCTCCTCCTCGGCCTCGGCGCGCTGGCGGCCCTCCCGCCGCTCCTCCTCGTCCTCGGCGGACAGGGCGGCGAACTCCTCGTCGAGGATCACCACCTCCTCGTCCTCCTCGGCCTCGACGACCTGGCGACGGGCCAGGAACGGGTCCTCCTCGTCGCGCTCGGTGACGTCGGTCGGGGTCAGCTCCCGGGCCGGCCGGTACGCCCGGAGGGTGAGGCCGGTCCCGGCGGGCAGGGCGATCTCCACGGGGTCGATCCGCAGCTCGTCCCAGAGCGCGCGGGCGGCCGCGGAGCGGTCGGCGTCGACCTCGTCTGCGGCCGGCTCGGTGGTGTCGTCGAGCTCGGGCTCGTCGGCGTCGGGCCGTTGGGGCGACTGGCGGGCCACGCTGACCTCCGTGTGCTGTCGGGTTGCCCACCCGGCGACGCCTCGGCCGCCGAGTGACTCTGGGCACATACCCTAGTGGGCCACCCACCGGGGCCGGGACCGCACCCCGGTGGCGTCCCGTCCGGCGGACAAGTAGCGTTGCTACGCATGAAGGCCCAGGCGCTGCATGGACACCTGGACGCGCTGCTGCTGGCGGTGCTGGAGCAGGGCGCGCTGCACGGCTACGCGATCATCGAGGCGCTCCGGGCGCGCAGCGGCGGCACGCTGGACCTGCCCACCGGCACGATCTATCCGGCGCTCCGCAGGCTGGAGCGGGCCGGGTACGTCACCAGCTCGTGGAGCACGGTCAGCGGGCGGGAGCGGCGGACCTACCAGCTCACCGAGGCGGGCGGGCGCGCGCTGGCCGGCGAGCGGGCCGGCTGGCAGGAGTTCAGCGCCACCGTCGGCCGTTTCCTCGGCCCTGAGCAGCCACCCACCGCACCGGCCTGACCCTGCCCGGTGTCCCGCGCACATCGCACCCCCGCCCCACCCATCGCAAAGATCGTCTGCACTTCCCCGCCACGACACGCCGGCGAGACGCTCGGAGGAGTGCAGACGATCATGGGCCCAGCCCAGCCCAGCCCAGCCCAGCCAGCCCAGCCGGGCCGGGCCCGGCCGGGCCGGGCCGGGGGTCGGCGGTGCCGCCGGCGGGCTGGGTCAGCGAGTGGTGGCGAGCCAGGACCGGGCGGCGCGTCCCAGCGAGAAATAGGCAGCCCCCACCAACACCGCGCCGACGATCATCGGCGGCCAGGTCAGGGCGGCGTCCCAGAGCGCGACCGACCAGGCGAAGAGGGCGACCCCGGCGACCGAGCCAAGGGCGAGCGCGCCGGTCAGGCCCAGCCCCAGCACGCGCGCGGCGGTGGGCGCGCCGATCTCGCCTCGTCGCGCCGCCCGCGTCCCGAGCACCAGGCTGGCCAGGGCGAACCCGGCGACGGCCAGCCAGATCCAGTTCAGCGACGCGGAGAGCAGTAGGTAGATCGCGGGCGGCCGGGGGCCGTCGCTCCAACTCGACCCACGCCAGGTGAGGTCGCCTGCGGCGACCAGCGCCAAGGCCACCGCCAGGGCGCGCAGCGCCAGCCCGCGCAGGGCCGCGGCCGCCAACTCGGTCTGGTAGCCGGGGACGAGCTGGGCGGCGCTGCCGAACTCCGCCACCGCGCGCCGCTCCGCCTCCGCCGCCGGCAGCCCGCCCTCCCGGTACGCCTCGGCGGCGTCCAGCAGCGCGTGCCGCGCCTCGGTGAGCAGGTCCGCCTTGAGCCGGGCCGGCCCACGCAGGCGGCCGGCCAACTCGCTCAGGCGCTCCTCCACCAGCACGTCGTCGAACCCCCGCATGGCCCCACCCTGCCATCCGCGGCCGGGGCGACGCGTCCGGGAATATCCCCGAGAAACATTGCTCAGGGGGTCAGGGCCAGGTAGCCGCGCTCTGCCGCCTCCTGGAGCAGCCACTGCTCCCGGTACCAGCCGGGCTGGGCGACCAGCTCGGCGTGCCGACCGCGCTGCACCACCCGGCCGGCGTCGAGCACCACGATCTCGTCCAGCTCCGCCAGGCCGCTGAGCCGGTGGCTGATCAGCAGCACGGAGTGCCCGGTCGGGGTGGCGGCGAGCGCCGAGGCGAGCACCGCGTCCGCGGCCGCCGGGTCGAGCCCCTCGGTCGGCTCGTCCAGCACCAGCACCGGGGGCGCCGCCAGCAGCGCGCGGGCCAGCGCGAGCCGCTGCCGCTGGCCGCCGGAGAGCTGCCCGCCCTCCTCGCCGACCACGGTGTCCCAGCCCTCCGGCTGGGCGCGTACCCAGTCCAGCAGCCCCGCCGCGCGGGTCGCGGCGGCCAGCTCCTCCTCGTCCGCCTCGGGGCGGCCTAGCAGCAGGTTGTCCCGGACCGAG
Proteins encoded:
- a CDS encoding permease prefix domain 1-containing protein — protein: MRGFDDVLVEERLSELAGRLRGPARLKADLLTEARHALLDAAEAYREGGLPAAEAERRAVAEFGSAAQLVPGYQTELAAAALRGLALRALAVALALVAAGDLTWRGSSWSDGPRPPAIYLLLSASLNWIWLAVAGFALASLVLGTRAARRGEIGAPTAARVLGLGLTGALALGSVAGVALFAWSVALWDAALTWPPMIVGAVLVGAAYFSLGRAARSWLATTR